The Pseudomonadota bacterium sequence GATGGAGACGCACTTTCACAAGTAACCGGAATCAGAAAGATCAGGCTGATCAATGATCTTGAGGCGACAGCCGCCGCAATCACCCTGATCGATCAAAAGGATCTGTATACCCTGAATGAAGGTCACGGCCTGCCGACCGGCAACATAGCCGTCATCAGCCCGGGAACGGGCCTTGGTGAATCCTTTCTCATCTGGGACAAGGGATCGGGCTCATACCTCCCCCACTCTTCCGAGGGAGGCCACACGGATTTCGCCCCCTGCAACAGTATTGAAGACCAAATGCTTGGGTACCTGAGAAACAGGATCGGGCATGTGAGCTATGAACTTGTCTGCTCGGGGCTGGGGTTGTCGAATATATATTTTTTTCTGAAGGATTCCGGTCTGCACGAAGAACCGCCCTGGCTGTCCGATCTGCTGATTTCCGCCGAGGATCCGAGCATGGTGATCATCAATACCGCTCTGGACAGGGACCGAGAGTGCCCCATCTGCAGTGAAACGGTAAAGATGTTTGTTTCGATTCTGGGGGCTGAGGCGGGAAATCTGGCGATCAAGGTCATGGCCCGTGGC is a genomic window containing:
- the glk gene encoding glucokinase is translated as MPPEKKFLACDIGGSKTNLSLVTRAGGPLAPIAEATLKSADFTDATELILKFLADTSALPEQACIGVAGPVIDNRSTTTNLPWFIDGDALSQVTGIRKIRLINDLEATAAAITLIDQKDLYTLNEGHGLPTGNIAVISPGTGLGESFLIWDKGSGSYLPHSSEGGHTDFAPCNSIEDQMLGYLRNRIGHVSYELVCSGLGLSNIYFFLKDSGLHEEPPWLSDLLISAEDPSMVIINTALDRDRECPICSETVKMFVSILGAEAGNLAIKVMARGGVYIGGGIPSRITSILDSSAFLKSFLNKGRMSRLLTDIPVNVILDQKAPLKGAAKMVLAGL